Within Butyrivibrio fibrisolvens, the genomic segment TTCGATACAACCTATGAGTATAATGATCTAGGCGCAGTAACCAAGGTTGGATATGCTGATGGCAGAAGTGTAGCATTTAGCTATGATGAACTGAACCACCTTAGCGAGATCAACGACTGGCTTGGAAAGACTACACTTGAAAACGATATCTTTGGACGTCTTTCAAAGGTAACAGACTATCAAAATAGAACAGTGGGCTATGAGTATAACTCCATAGGTGAAAAGACAAAGCTCACATACCCTGATGGCAGACAGGCTCTTTATAGCTACGATGATGAAGGAAAGCTCTCATCCATAACATCTAAGGGTATAGAAGAAAAATCCAATGAGCATACATCCTATTCCTACGACAATCTCGGAAGACTTATTGAAAAGCTCCTTCCAAACGGAGTAAGACAGGATTACTCATACCTTCCGGGTGGTAACATCGAGAGTATGACAAGCTTTGACAAAGAAGGTATACTTGATAAGTACTTCTACAGCTACGACAATTCAGGCCTCATCTCTGGAATTAACAGAGAAAGAAGAAATCTTGATGCAATATCAGGTCAGTATGATTACCAGTATGATGAGATAGGAAGACTCACAAGGTCCAGCCTGAATGGAAAGTTAAGAGCATCCTATGAGTACGATGCCTTTGGCAACAGAACCAGCCTTACTGAAAGAGATGCTCAAACAACATACAGATATGATGCTCTCGACAGGCTTATAGAAGCAAAAGAATTAAATAACACTCAGGCTATAGTAAGATCCTACGATTACGATAAGCGTGGCAATCAGACAAATGAGTATGTAGACGGCCTTCTAAACAAGACCTTTACTTTCGATGCCACAAACATGCTATCTAAAGTGGTTGATTCTGAAAAGGGAGAACTCGAGAATCAGTACAACGGTCTTGGCTTCAGAGTAGCATCCATACGCCCTGAAGAAAGAATAGAATACCTCTGTGACCTTTCAAGAGACTGCTATAACATGCTTGAAAGAACAGTCAACGGCGAGACAGAAAGCTTCATCTATGACAAGAACGTAATCTCTATGTCTAAAGCAGGCGATAACTACTATTATCTTCAGGATGAACTTGGCTCACCAATGTACATGACAGGTACAGACGGAGCAGCAGTATCATCATATGCATTTGATGACTTTGGACGTAGTATTAATCCATTCACAGGCAAGATCAAAGAGGCAGGCAATAAACAGCATACTAGGCACGCTTACACCACAGAGGGCAACATCATCCAGCCATTTGCATTCACAGGCTATCAGGAAGATGACATATCTGGACTTAAGTTTGCTCAGGCTAGATTTTATAATGCAAAATCAGGACGATTCCAGTCAGAGGATTTAGTAAAAGGATTTACAAATATTCCTTTTACATTAAATCAATACAACTATTGTTTTGGTTGTCCAATTGGTTTTGTTGACAGAAATGGACAATTTTTAGATTGGGTTGTTGATAAAGCAAAACAAGCGGTTGACTACGTAAAAGAAAATCCAAAACAAGTTGCAATAGGTGCTGCAGTTGCTGCTGTGGGTGTGGGAATTGCAGTTGCTGCTGCGCCACTCGAACTAAGTGTTGGCGCTGCGGCAGCTTTTGGAGCTGTATCTTCTGCGGCTATTGATGCAGGTTTTCAGGAGATGACTTCAGGTAAAATAGATGTTAGTGAGGTGGTTGTGTCAGGCGTATTTGGTGCTCTTACTGCAGGTACACTATCTGCAGGGGCTAAAAATATAACAGATAAAGCTACACAATGGGCTACTTCAAAGTTAGGTCAATCTGTTGCGAAATTGGGTATAGAAGGTGCTATAACTGGAATTTATGGATTTGCTCAATCTGTTACAAATGATGTCGTTAATTTATTAGATAATGATAAAGAAAATGACTACGATGCAGAAGAAATAATAGTTCGAGGAGGCGTAAATGGTTTGCTTGAAACGGGAGGTTCATTTTTAGAAGGTGCTTTTAAAGGAATAGCAAAAAAGATTGTCAATAGAAATACAACTAATGATGTGATCAAAAATAAAGGAGAATTATGGGAAACATGGGAAAAATGGGCTGAGAATGGAACAGCGAACCAAAAAAGACAGGGAACTAAGCAAATAACTAAATATACAAGACAAGCGTTGAAAGCAGCAGAAGAATATGTTGAAAATAGTTGGGTTGGAAAGACCATAACTGGTAGTACTATTTTAGGAACCAATGTTGCAGAACAGATATGTACGGAATAATAGATGAATAAGAAAGAGATAACGATAAAAAGAAAAAGAACAGGAATATTGTTTTTTATTTTTATATGGTCCTTGTTAGAAATAATGGTTGGAGCTTGCTTTGTGTATATGTTGATATATATGCCCAGTATATTTCTAATACTAACATTACTGTTCTTTTTATCTGGTCCCGCCATACTAATAATGATTTTTGTAGAAGAATTAAACAAAGAAGTGAAGATTTGTGATGGGAAAATATTCATAAAATATGATAGAAAAAAACATTCGATAGTATTAATATTTGTGAATATGAGAGTGGTCAACGAGTTGTTAGTAATATTAGAGGGGATGTTATTACTTTACGTTTTGATCAAAAGCATTTTATCAGAATAAATGATAAGGAATGGGATAATTATGAGGCATTGTTGATATTTATTATCAATAATGACATTAAAGTAAAAACAAATTATCCTAAAGAATTTGCAAAGGTCAAAAAGAGAATTCTTAACCAATACAAAAGTTCAATAAATTCGTATTCGCAACAACGACCTAGCGAAAAGGGAAAAAAGCAAAGTATTAGGGAAAGAATATTGATGATATTATTAGTTTGTTGTTATTTGATTTTTGGATTTTATATACAATATTTGGCAATAACGGAGAATGAAATAACATACAAAACTATCCTAACCTTTACAGTTGGTTTATTAATATCTCTTGTAGGGTTACTTTGTCCTATTGCTTTTCGCAAGAAACATTGAATTGCAGAACTGTCTGCTAAAAATAACTAGATCGCGCTTCTTCAAGAATAGCAATGAAAAGGAGGGCTGGTGATAGCTACTTTTTCGTTGCCTTCAAGCCGTATACTTTCAAAAAGCATATGTCAGAAATCAGTTTACAAGCCTCCAAACGCATGTATGATGTACGAAGCTTATGTCAAGATTCGCAAAAATATAATAATTGTGGATTCATATTACCAATGAAGAAGGAGAGGCAATGTATGCTAAAGCTATGGAGTTACGTCAAGATTATATTCAAAACGGCACACATTACAATGTATTTACAAACAATTGTAATCAAAACGTACAAATGATACTAGCAGCAGGAGGAAAACAATTTGCGACAGAAGAATTTGATTGGATTGATACAATGCCTAATTGGGTATACCTAAACATGAATGATAAAATTAGAAAAGGAGAGTATTCTGGATATCTTTATGGAAATTTATCTGATTTAGGTATTGCATATATGGAGTGTACGGAATGAAAAGAAAAATATCTATTTTTGTGTTGATTATTGCTTTAGGGCTTGTTAGTTGTGGAGGTAAAGCTGTGGATATTAAAATTACTTTCTATGACAGTAGTAAAGGAATTTGTTCATTCTATGATAATGCCGTTACAAGCTATAATATCCAGAATATAAACCCTGCATTCTACATTGATGATAATACATTGATTGGCTACAAAAGTGATGGTTCACAAAATAAAATAGTACGAATAACTATCTCTACTAATACCGTCGAGCCATTGGTGGATGTCAAAGAAATTCATTCAAGGATAATTTATAATCCTGGTCTCAATGCATTTTATTATGTCGATTATTCTAAACTATATAAGTATGATCTTGCCTCATCTAATGTGATAGAGCTTTCTGATTGCAACATCAAAGCTAATAGTTCTTTTGATTCATTCTATGTTTCTGAAGACGAGCAGCGGATAATTTATTTAAAGCAGGAAAAATCATCTTTCAATATAGTATTAAAAATTCTTTCAGATGGAACGGAAGAATTATTAGCAGATAATTCCTGCCAGTTTACTATGTCTGAAGACGGAATGCACTTGGTTTATCAGAAATCTGGTAGTGAGAATTTTACCATATATGTTCTTAATCTTAATAATAATACGGTCGAATCAAAGATAAAATGTAACACATCATCAAATGGCTTGGCAATTTCGGATAACGGAGACAAAATAGTTTATACTTCACATGAGAGTGGTTGGTTTTATGAGAACGGAAAAGATTTAATCCATGTATTTGATGCAAATAATAATGAAGATAATGTTGTTTATAAATCTGAATCTAGCGCTACTATAAAAATATTGCATTGTAAATAGCTACTACTATAACACAGGTATTATATCAGAAAAAAACAAAGAAATGACCTTGGCTTCAGAGTAGCAACTACACGTCATTAAGAAAAAGTAAATTTCATTAACGACAAAAATGTAATATCCATATCAAAAGCAGGAGATAACTACTATTATCTTCATGATGAACTTAGCTCACCTATGTACATTACAGGTACAGACGGAGCAGCAATATTTTTCCTGTCACTATTTGGATACGACGTTTTGAATAATGAGTGTGATACATCATTGTAGGAGATTAAAAACCATGAATAATAGTTTGAAAAGAGCATAAGAATGAATAACACGAGAAAAATCAAAGAAATTATTGGTGGAGTAATTAAAGAAAAAAATTTTGAATATATTCGCTGTGAAAAGAAGATAATATATGATTTCAAAAGGCAGGTTGATGATGTTGAGCAGCATGTATATGTTCAACAACATAATATCGTAGATCAAGAATATAAGATAATGCTTTATACTACGGCAAAAGGTCATGGAATGAAGGAAATAGGGACTATACTTCCTGAATATGAAGCCAAGGAATATTGGAGAGCGGATTCAGATGAAGATTTTGTATCAGTTATGGAATTTTTCGCCAAATTTCTTAAGGATTATGGTTTAGAAGAACTTGATAAAATGCTTGTAGAAAAGCCAGATTCTTTTGAAACACCCGAAAGAAAGGCATGGTTCAAAGAGCATAGAGAAGAATTATTTGAAAAGTATGAATCCAAATATCATGTAATGGATGAAGCCAAGACATATGATCGTCTTATGAAGATAGATGAGATCTTATATGAGAACCGAGAAGCTGACGAAGATGAAGAAAGCGAAAAGCAAGTTCAGGAAATTTGGCTTGGAATGGCCGCAATTTTAACTGAAATTGTTTTGCAGATACCAACGGCAACTATTCTATATGATACTTATCATATAGAAATTCATATCCCAGCCAAGTATAGAGACTGGATAATACGCCCTGTTGATATTGTTGTGCAGGGATGGCTTAGGTATCATTTTGATGAATTCCCATCAAAAAATTTTGTAAAAGTATCCGTTTTTCGATTTGTTACAGATTTCTTGAAAAATTAAATGTAAAGATATCAGAAAGTTTAATGAATAAAACAAGTAAAATTAAAGAAATAATAGGCAATGTTATAAAAGAAAAAGGGTTTGTATATAATTGCCGTGATAAAAAGATAATATATGATTTTAAAAGGCGGGTTGATGATGTAGAACAGCACGTATATGTTCAGCAGCACAATATAGTGGATCAGGAATATAAGATTATGCTCTACACATCAGCTAAAGGTCATGGTATGAAGGAAATAGGTACTATACTTCCTGAATATAAATCCAAGGAATACTGGAAGGCAGATTCAGATGAAGAGTTTATATCAGTTATGGAATTCTTCGCCCAGTTTCTTAAGGATTATGGGTTAGAGGAACTTGATAAAATGCTTGTAGAAAAGCCAGATTCTTTTGAAACACCCGAAAGAAAGGCATGGTTCAAAGAGCATAGAGAAGAATTATTTGAAAAGTATGAAGCAAAATATCATGTAATGGATGAACCCAGGACATATGATCGCCTTATGAAGATAGATAAGATCTTATATGAGAATAGAGAAGCTGACGAAGATGAAGAAAGCGAAAAGCAAGTTCAAGAACTCTGGCTAGGAATGGCAGCTATATTGACTGAAATTGTTATGCAGATACCAACGGCAAATATTTTATATGATACTTACCATATAGAAATCCATATCCCGGCAAAGTATAGAGATTGGATATTAAGACCAATTTATATAGTTTCTCAAGGTTGGCTTAGATATCATTTTAACATGAGGACATCTATTAATTTTGTGAATGCGCAAGTTTTTACGTTTATAAAAGACTTTATTAAATATTAATCTAAAATGAGTATTTGAAAGTGGATTAGTTTTTAAGAGAGCAAGTAGATGCTACTGAGCAGCATGTATAAGCAGAGCATTTGTGGAAGATAAAACAGGCATAACTGATTTTGATGCTTCATTAGTATCGAATTATGTATATGTAGAAGAATACGACATTTTCTTTTCACAAGTAAGTGATTGTTATATGAAAGATGTAAGGTGTGAGGCGGGAGTAAGAAATGGAGATGTGCTCCAGATCATTTTCCATGTTGGATTCCAGACCAATAACAGGCGTCTCACAATAGAGGCAACTGGAGATTCTGATAATCCATACAGATTTTTTTCCAATCGTGAATTGTGGGAAGAAAATGCTGTAAAGGTAATAGATGCTACGATATACCAGAATACTGGTACGATCACATGTGCAGTTGTAGATTCAGACGAGGGACCGGATATCGAGATCATTGTGGATAATGTTGTTGCCTGTGTTGCTCATCCACGATTTAAAGATTCTGAAGATATAAATATAGAGCAGTACAGCGATGTGGTAGAGGTTGAATTCTGGGATGTGGATGACGATGGAGTTGCAGATATGATCGTTATCTTGTCAGATGGAGATGATTCTGTTGCTGTATTGTGTAAGGGTTATGTAAATCAATGGAGTGAGGGCTATACCAAGCCTAAAGCGGAAGTGACTAAATGGCTAAGTGAAAATGTCAGTGATATGACGGCAGATAATGCTATAAGTTATATTCTGGATCATAAGGATGAGTTTAATGATATATAATACTTACATTTTTTAAGGCCTAATTGTAAACCTGTCATACATTTTTTAAGGCCAAATTGTAAACCTAACATACATTTTTTAAGACCAAAATCTATAAGGGAGTGATGCCACCACTCCCTTACTTATCCTTATAATGGGTTCTGCATTGGGCAATCTCTAGCCCAGCTTCAGATATCCTAAATACAAGTCTGTTTTTTTCATCTATATGAACGCTCCAGAATCCAGATAAATCACCTTTGAGAGGTTCAGGCTTTCCTTTGCACTTGTATCCGTTCCTGTTGATGTCCTTTAGAAGCTCGTTGATTTTCTTTAGTGTTTTTTTATCTTGTCCCTGCCAATAAATATAATCATCCCAGGCGCAGTCAGACCAAATCTTGTTCACTCATCCACCTCGATAAGATCATGCATTTTTCCTTTTCCGGAATCGAGCTGTTTGATTGATCTCTTAAGTGCAGCCATATTTTCTTCACTGTAAAAAGGGTCAGCTTTAACCTCAAAGGGGAGCTTTTGCTCACGGATAACGTTCTTTACAAACATATTAATCGCAACGGATATATTCATGCCAGTTTGTTCACAGAACTCTTCAAACTGTTTTTTATCTTCACTGTTTAATCTGACGCTGATAGTGGATTGGTTCATGTAGAATACCTCCTATTGACCTTTTCTTGAATACATTATATATCTGATGTAATACAAATGCAATACAAGGTAGGACGCACACTGGCCAAGTCCAATTATACTGAAACTGATTTGGCAAATTTTCGAAAAACCGCTAGCATGTATGGTGTTAATGTAATGACTTTTTCTGATAAACAAGATCTTGATTTTTCAAAATGGTATTCTGTGTGGGCTTCCTATTTAATGCTTACGGATGATTTTGAAAAAAGATAAAAATAATGCAAAGTTAACTTGACATAATATGCAAAGTAAACTATACTAAATTTGCAAAGCGAACTTAGCAAGAGTATGGAGGCTGTCATGAAAAACAAAATAAAGGAGTTAAGGAAAGTGAATAAACTTTCGCAATCAGAACTTGCTGATATTGTTGGAACTACGCGTCAGACAATTACCTCTATAGAGGTAGGAAAATACACAGCGTCTCTGATATTAGCGTATAAGATTGCACATCACTTCAATATGAACATTGAGGAAGTATTTGATTTTGAGAGCTTGGAGGAAGAAGACTAATGAATAACAAAAAAATGAATCAGATGAGAGAATCAATTAAAAAACAGAATTTTGCATATGTTGGAATTATACTATTTAGTGCAGCATTGTATTTTGTGTCACAAAGACCAACTATAACTGCAAGGTATGCAACATCTAATTATGCTGATTTCATGCAGGGATTTGTAATAGGAATGGTAATCGTATTAGACATCATAAGTATTTATCATCTTGTAAAGTATTCAAATGCTCTTAAGGATGATAAGAAACTTACACAAATCTATAACGAAATGCATGATGAGCGTATGTGTCATATCGAATCACTATCTGGGAAGTTTACAGTAAAGTTTACAGCTATTTTCCTATTATTATTTGCAATAGTAGTAAGCTTTTTCAGTTTTGAAGCAGCAATTGCTATTATGGCAACATTGTTTATACTGGGGATTACCAAGAAAGTAAGCATGGCACACTATACTAGAACATATACGGGCGAGGAATAAAAAGAAAAGGCTCAAGTTTCTACGAAGCTTGAGTCTTTTCTTTTTGTACTTTATTTGTAAGCAACCAACTAGAGGGCTTTATATTTACCGCTTACGTCTCACCTTCCAAGGCTCTCAAATATGCATTTCATCCCCAAAAATCGGCTATCTATCAAGATATTATTACTTTCTGCGCCAATCGATATATCATGATATCTAGTGTAGTGCACTAGCTGTGACTACACACTTCCTGATCCCGGAATCATTGATTCCGGGATACTCACCATAACAATGGATGTCAATATTACTTTATACCACGAAAGATGAGGCTTATCATGATTCTATCTTGTAAGAACTGCGGTGCCAGAATAGTTTATAATCCGGGAACAGGTCGCTTGCAGTGTGAATACTGCGACAGCTCTTTTGACATAAGTGAATACAATATTAAGGATGACTATAAGGAAGAGGCTCCCATACATGAAAGTAAGATCTACGGCGGAGATATCAATTCCGACAATATGGAATGCATGATATACAGATGCAGTGCCTGTGGTGCGGAGATTTCTGTTAACGGGGTAGAGGCGTCTACCTTCTGCGTATATTGCGGAAGCCCTAATGTCATATTCTCAAGAGTTGCAAGACTCAAAAAGCCGCAGAAGATCCTCCCATTTTATCTTACCAAGCAGCATGCAGAGCATCTTATCCGTAATAAGATAAATTCCGGATTTTTTATTCCTAATGAGATCAAGAATTTCCATACAGAGATGATCAGAGGTATATATATTCCTTACTATGTTACCAACGTAGCTTACAGAGACTCTGCTGTTGTAGAATCCGAAGTTGGATCCGGCAAAACCAGACATAAAACCTATTCTCTAAGAAGTGGTTACTGCATATTCGATCATATGACTACAGACGCTTCTACAAGACTAAGTGATAGTTTAAGTGTCAAGCTTGAACCCTACAACCTGACTGTTCTTAGAGATTTTAATATCAATTATCTTACTGGTTTTTATTCTGATATATCTGATGTTGCGCCCAAGGAAGCGTGCCGAACTGCTATTGACCGCTCAGAACATCTGTTTACTGATGCATTATTGGGATCCGTTAGAGGATCTGACAAGAAGATCATCAATCATAATCCTGAGTACCTTGTCAAGGATGAACCTATGAAGGTCATGCTTCCTGCCTGGTTTCTGACCTTTAGATACAATGACAAGCCCTATACAATACTTGTTAACGGCCAGACAGGCAAGGTTATCGGTGGTATTCCATGGGATCAAAAGCGCTTCTGGGTTGTTTTTGCAATACTGGCTGTGATCCTAAGCCTTATAACACTGCCTATAATAGGATCATTTCTGGATTATGAATCTGTGAGAAGATCAAGTAGTAGTATAGGTAAGATGATCATTTCAATGGTATTTACGATCATTGCAATATCAGTAACCGGAATTAAGAAGCTCAAAAAAGTGCTTAGTTCCATTAGACTTACGTCAGAAAAAAGTCTTACACGCTACGTTAGTAAAAGACAAAATGGAGGTTGAAATTCAAATGCTTATTATAAGTATCATACTCAGTATTGTTACGGGACTCTGCCTGTCAATATATATCACTTCTTATCTGCTGGACAGATCCAATAATCTGGGAGACTTTTCAGGTAATATCAATACTCTGTCTAATAGTGGTATCGTCTATACCAATCAGAAAAACCGTGTAAAGAAAAAAGCTCCTATTGATTATTATTATCCCGGTTGCCCCTTTAAGATAAACGGCAGATAGACATATTATCAAAATCCCCTGTAGCTTCTTTATATGCGCTACAGGGGATTTTCATCCATACTTGTCTATATCTAATAACCAAATACTAAAAAGGAGATTTCTATGGTTCTAAGAATCCATGACATGTTATAGTCATGCGACTCTTATGACCTCTTCATATCTTTACTTAGCAAGTCTTATTACATTCCAGCTTCTTGCAGGAAGGAGGCTTGTAAGAGCTCCGTTGTCGAACTTAGTACCGTTGTAATTAACAGGTGCTACGTTGTCAGGATTCTCTTCTGTATTAACTGCCTTAAGATCATCATGAGTGAGCATGATGTGCTCTACAACCTTATAATCAGCGAACTGACGCAGGTCCGCAGACAGCTCGAAGTCATTCTCAAGGTCTTTATTAACTGCGAATATAGTAACAGTCTCGTTCTCTTCATCCTTAACAACTACGCTGTCGATATATGGTGCATCGCCGTGCTTGGACTCATATGTAGGAGTCTTAACAACTGATGTAAGAACTGTACCTCTACCGAACTGGCTTGCATGCATATATGGATAGAAGATTGTCTGCTTCCAAGCGCCTGTGTCAGATGTCATGATAGGTGCGATAACATTAACCAGCTGAGCCAGACATGCGATCTTAACTCTGTCAGCGTGGCGCAGGAGAGTGATGAGCATGCTGCCTACAAGGAGAGCATCTTCGAAGTTGTAGATATCTTCAAGCTGATGAGGATGCTCGATCCACTTCTCAAGTTTCTTGTCCTGCTCGTTGGAGTGATACCATACATTCCATTCGTCAAAAGAGAGATTGATCTTCTTATTGGACTTCTTAACAGCCTTCACATAATCACATACAGATACAACAGCGCTGATGAACTTGTCCATATCAACTGATGATGCTAAAAAGTCAGGTGTGTTGTTCTCATGGTTGCCATAATATGTATGAAGTGAGAGATAGTCGATTGTATCATAGCTCTCTTCAAGAACTGTAGCTTCCCACTTACCAAATGTAGGCATGCCCATGTTAGAGCTTCCGCAAGCAACCAGTTCGATAGAAGGATCGATCCACTTCATGAGCTTACCTGCTTCATTAGCAATACGTCCATACTCATAAGCTGTCTTGTGACCCATCTGCCATGGACCATCCATCTCGTTACCAAGGCACCATAACTTGATGTTGAATGGATCCTTAGCACCATTTGCACGACGCATATCAGAATAGAGAGTATTCTTCTCGATATTGCAGTACTCGATTACGTTCTTGGCATCTTCGATTCCGCGTGTACCAAGGTTTATGGCATACATACACTCTGTCTGTGCCTTCTTGGTCCAGTCCATGAATTCGTGAAGGCCGAACTCGTTGGTCTCGATAACTCCCCATGCAGGCTCGATACGGTGAGGACGCTTATCTACAGGTCCTACGCTGTCTTCCCAGTGGAAATCTGATACGAAGTTACCGCCCGGATATCTTACGATCGGAACGCCGATCTCTTTGATAAGCTTTATAGTATCTTCGCGAAGTCCGTCCTTGTCTGCGAACTTGTTGCCCGGCTGATAGATTCCCTCATATACTGCACGTCCCAGGTGCTCGATAAAAGAACCATAGATTCTCTTGTCAACTTCGCCAACTTCTATGTTTCTATCCACATAGAGTATCGCCTTTTTAACTTCTTTGCTCATTTAAACCTCCCGTTTAATATTATTAAGTTCAATGTCATTTTGTTTGCTGGTATTACGTCTGCATACGTATTGTAAGTATCCCTTATTATGGGAAAACACAATATCAGTTTTTATCATACGCAGTTTTAACATGATCATTTCTGCATTATTGTGACGTTGAGATTATTCTAAAATACTTTAGCTTATAAATATAGTCATTTTTTGCCTTATTTATCTCAAAAATAATCATTTTTAAACCGTTTATGTTTGTGATAGTATATATTCATGGTTTTTAATTCATTTGGGTTTATTTTCATATTTATGCCCCTGCTACTTGCAGGATATAACCTGTTGCTGCATTTTGGCTACAGGCGACTTGCTATACTCTTTATTACCGCAATGAGCGCCGTTTTATACGGTATGTTCAACTACAAGTACCTCGTGATAATCGGTATCTCCATGGCAGTCACATACCTTTTTTCCTATATCATAGAAAAAAAAGTATCACCACTTATCCCTGCTGCCGCCGTTATGTTCCACGTGGCAGTCCTTGGATACTTCAAGTACACAGGCTTTTTGGTAGATAATATCAATTCGATATTCAAAACAGATTACACCTTTACGGCATTCCTTTTGCCTGTTGGTATAAGCTTCTATACCTTCTCCCAGATTGCTTTTGTTATAGACAGATACAGAGGCGAGATACCGCATTATGACTTTTTAAGCTATGCTTTCTATATCCTCTATTTTCCCAAGATCATGCAGGGTCCTATCGCATTCCCTAAAGAGATCATCGATCAGACAAGGGATATAGAATCTCTTCGCTTTGATGCTGACAGGTTCGGACGTGGCATCATCCTTTTTATCATAGGTCTTGCCAAGAAGGTGCTGCTGGCTGATACCATCGCTCTTATCGTAACTTATACTTATAGTCAGGCTTATTATCTTGATACTCTGTGCGTCATCGTGGCAGGCATTGCTACTGCGCTCAATATCTATTTCGACTTCTCGGGCTACTGCGACATGGCTGATGGTATATCTCAGATGCTAGGAATAACCCTTCCTCAGAACTTCAACTCACCGTTTAAGGCATCTACTGTTCAGGAGCTGTGGCAGCGCTGGCACATGACTCTCAGCAGATTCCTGACCAAATACATATACTTCCCTCTTGGTGGTAGCAGGAAGGGCGCGGCCCGTACTATTATCAATATCCTGATCATCTTCTTCATATCAGGATTATGGCACGGAGCAGGCTGGACCTACGTTGTATGGGGGCTTGTCAACGGCATCCTTGTAATATTCGACCACTTCCATAAACGTAAGCTGCTGCCGGTTAAGATAAGACAAGTGCTGACTTTCCTTTTCTTCTCATTCAGCGTTATCATCTTCCAGGCAAGTGACCTTACTACAGCTGGAGTTATGATAGGGAAGCTTTCATTTTTTACTTATCCGGGATTTTTGTACAGGACTGCTGCCAACTTGACTCTCTCTGAGACCTACGTGCTTGAAGAAGCTGTGCAGCTTTTTGCCCCGAATATGCTTAATATTTACTACTTCATACTGATGATGATAGTCATCGCATTTTCCCTATTTCTCATGACAAGGCCAAACGCCAGAGAGATAGCAGCAAAGACTACCTTTAAGACA encodes:
- a CDS encoding alpha-N-arabinofuranosidase, with product MSKEVKKAILYVDRNIEVGEVDKRIYGSFIEHLGRAVYEGIYQPGNKFADKDGLREDTIKLIKEIGVPIVRYPGGNFVSDFHWEDSVGPVDKRPHRIEPAWGVIETNEFGLHEFMDWTKKAQTECMYAINLGTRGIEDAKNVIEYCNIEKNTLYSDMRRANGAKDPFNIKLWCLGNEMDGPWQMGHKTAYEYGRIANEAGKLMKWIDPSIELVACGSSNMGMPTFGKWEATVLEESYDTIDYLSLHTYYGNHENNTPDFLASSVDMDKFISAVVSVCDYVKAVKKSNKKINLSFDEWNVWYHSNEQDKKLEKWIEHPHQLEDIYNFEDALLVGSMLITLLRHADRVKIACLAQLVNVIAPIMTSDTGAWKQTIFYPYMHASQFGRGTVLTSVVKTPTYESKHGDAPYIDSVVVKDEENETVTIFAVNKDLENDFELSADLRQFADYKVVEHIMLTHDDLKAVNTEENPDNVAPVNYNGTKFDNGALTSLLPARSWNVIRLAK
- a CDS encoding MBOAT family O-acyltransferase encodes the protein MSAVLYGMFNYKYLVIIGISMAVTYLFSYIIEKKVSPLIPAAAVMFHVAVLGYFKYTGFLVDNINSIFKTDYTFTAFLLPVGISFYTFSQIAFVIDRYRGEIPHYDFLSYAFYILYFPKIMQGPIAFPKEIIDQTRDIESLRFDADRFGRGIILFIIGLAKKVLLADTIALIVTYTYSQAYYLDTLCVIVAGIATALNIYFDFSGYCDMADGISQMLGITLPQNFNSPFKASTVQELWQRWHMTLSRFLTKYIYFPLGGSRKGAARTIINILIIFFISGLWHGAGWTYVVWGLVNGILVIFDHFHKRKLLPVKIRQVLTFLFFSFSVIIFQASDLTTAGVMIGKLSFFTYPGFLYRTAANLTLSETYVLEEAVQLFAPNMLNIYYFILMMIVIAFSLFLMTRPNAREIAAKTTFKTWQIVALSVLACLSILSLSNVQTFVYFTF